The Triticum aestivum cultivar Chinese Spring chromosome 7B, IWGSC CS RefSeq v2.1, whole genome shotgun sequence genome window below encodes:
- the LOC123158469 gene encoding uncharacterized protein codes for MVSAIFSPRSTNLKENMMIKLKALYTLVEQLYSGSQRALAVVALSNTTPRLLQDVLRHLSVLAQRIQDLRRASARAGAVAALSQARAWVTELDLADLSLGYPSLKEDNTAFDEQDFTAWVKVVRPLATLSGNDTDLTKYSPGHDSENRRIPNAPYDQVSLIPPMLKHTFAPEVDPASLIDNEAEFEALSGIDWASSTFQDKTNKGEAGKDNPESSSQPEE; via the exons atggtctcagccatcttca gccccaggagtaccaatctGAAGGAAAATATGATGATCAAGCTTAAGGCATTGTATACCTTAGTAGagcagctgtactccgggtcacaacgtgcgtTGGCCGTTGTGGCCTTATCAAATACCACTCCTCGGCTCCTACAAGATGTGTTGAGGCATCTTTCGGTGCTAGCTCAACGAATTCAGGACTTAAGGCgggcatctgcaagagccggagctgtgGCTGCATTGAGTCAGGCAAGAGCATGGGTGACGGAACTTGACCTTGCTGATCTCTCTCTCGGAtatccaagccttaaggaggaCAACACTGCTTTTGACGAACAAGACTTCACTGCCTGGGTTAAAGTCGTACGTCCCCTGGCGACTCTCAGTGGGAATGATACTGATCTCACTAAGTATTCGCCGGGTCACGATagcgagaaccggagaatcccaaacgccccatatgaccaagtcagcctgatccctccaatgcttaagcatacctttgcccctgaagtggatccGGCCAGCTTAATAGATAAtgaggctgaatttgaagctttgagcggcattgactgggcctcgtccaccttccaggacaaaaCAAACAAAGGAGAGGcggggaaggataacccggagtcatCAAGCCAGCCGGAGGAATGA